From a single Lolium rigidum isolate FL_2022 chromosome 7, APGP_CSIRO_Lrig_0.1, whole genome shotgun sequence genomic region:
- the LOC124671268 gene encoding anthocyanidin reductase ((2S)-flavan-3-ol-forming)-like: MISGDEAKIRILQQIETVSGSISLVHVDDLCRAEVFLAEKEAPAAERYICCSLSTTAGVLARFVSVKYSQYKVRTDRFSGSPEKPRVCMSSAKLVAEGFEYKYKTLDEIYDDVVEYGRALGILPY, encoded by the coding sequence ATGATTTCAGGCGACGAAGCCAAGATCCGCATCCTGCAGCAGATCGAAACGGTGTCCGGCTCGATCTCGTTGGTCCACGTCGACGACCTCTGCCGCGCCGAGGTGTTCCTCGCCGAGaaggaggcgccggcggcggagCGGTACATCTGCTGCAGCCTCAGCACCACCGCCGGCGTGCTCGCCCGCTTCGTCTCCGTCAAGTACTCGCAGTACAAAGTCAGGACCGACCGGTTCAGTGGTTCCCCCGAGAAGCCGAGAGTGTGCATGTCGTCGGCGAAGCTCGTCGCGGAAGGGTTCGAGTACAAGTACAAGACCCTCGACGAGATATACGATGATGTCGTCGAGTACGGCAGGGCCTTGGGAATCCTTCCGTACTGA